In Pseudorasbora parva isolate DD20220531a chromosome 9, ASM2467924v1, whole genome shotgun sequence, the sequence TTGTATGTAATGCAGTGACAAAAAAGTGTCTAGATAAACTTTGCTGACTCTGTAACATGAATTCATTCATTTAAGTCTCATCCTGTCTTTTCATACATCTcgtttgttttgtgtgtgtgtgttttctgcttAAATTCTTGCTTTTTGTTACCATTTGTCCTTCATGTCTTCTTTCTGTGTCTCCATCTTCTTTTCCACTTCTGTCCTCTCTGACCTGTATCTATAGGTATTCTTACACTTTGCTCCTCCCTCAGACGCTGTATTATCCAAACAAAGCTGCCCCGTGCCAAGTCAGGGTGAGAAAGACGTCTCTATCGCACATCGTCAGTCAGACGCTGACCGGAGTGCGCAGGAACCCTGCTCCGTCCAGACAGACACAGACGACCTGCTCATCTCAGAAGAAGTGCCACCACATGCCCAAGAACTCCAGCTTTCAGAAGCGGAGGGCGACAGGGCGATGTGTGGGGTTCACAAACCAGACCGCAGGCCTCTGTGGAGCAAGGGAGACTCCTGCTACTACTCCACCTCCTACTCCGAGTCTGGCCTTTCCCCCGAGGAGGAGGACGGAAGAGACGTGGAGGAAGGGGAGGACAACGTCTTTCAGGAAGTCATCCGCTGGTACAGACACTGCCGAAGCATCTCCGACACCTCTGGAGCTGTGTCTTTtgatgaggaagaggaggaggaagaacaGGAAGAAGGTTCCAAGCAGTGACGCCTTGCTCTCGCTCGCCCTTTTGTCTCGGTCCCTTTGTAGTAACCCTTCTGTGAAGTGTTTGTCCAGTCTGTTATGCATTCAGACACGATGGCTTGTTTTTCTTCTCCATAATTTTAAAGGGAGAGTTcgtataaaaatgaaaattctatcacCATTTACTCTCCCACGTGTCCATCAAAATCTGtttgactttcttctgtggaacactcGAGATG encodes:
- the fam131aa gene encoding protein FAM131A, whose protein sequence is MLYPCAMLLTALPQLNLKVDDPIDMLPKSRKALSIQEIAALARSSFNGISQVVKDHVTKPTAMAQGRVAHLIEWKGWSRPLDPPSATLQSHFNSYSHLSEGEQEARFAAGVAEQFAIAEAKLRAWTSVDEEEMDEESYEEDPPLYDEPITTLSSDAVLSKQSCPVPSQGEKDVSIAHRQSDADRSAQEPCSVQTDTDDLLISEEVPPHAQELQLSEAEGDRAMCGVHKPDRRPLWSKGDSCYYSTSYSESGLSPEEEDGRDVEEGEDNVFQEVIRWYRHCRSISDTSGAVSFDEEEEEEEQEEGSKQ